In Chaetodon trifascialis isolate fChaTrf1 chromosome 8, fChaTrf1.hap1, whole genome shotgun sequence, the DNA window catatacaaacacaccgCTCATTTTTTCTGCTCAGTCAGGACTGAACATGTACATGGATATTCATACACAGTTCATGGTGAGATCAAGTCCATCACCTGCTGTCTTATTAGCACTGGCTGGCCCGCTGAGCTATTCATGCGTATggactatgtgtgtgtttgtgcgtgcttGGTAAAATCGATTTTTCAACCTCCCTTAAGGTTTGAGTTCTAGCATTTTAGTATAAGTTAATGGAACAGCCGAACAACAATTACATGTGtgctatgtgtttgtgtgtatctctCAGGCGCAGCACAGAGACGCTTTCGTCCAGGAGCGTTATGGCCAGTATGACCTCAGCGATCCATTCCTCGCCCTGCAGCGGGACAGCGAGTCCGAGGAGCGCCAAAACACCCTCACCCAGCCTGACGCACACCTGCAGGGCCGGGCGGTGGGCCCAAACCCTCTGGCTGTGCTTAAACTGGTCATGGCTCACTGCAAAAGGATGCAGGAGAGGATGATGGGCCAGTTGGCTGCAGCTGAGAGCCGACACAGGAGGGTAAGAGGCAATGCACGCTTTCACACATTCAGCGAGTTCTTCAGCTCACTTGTCTCAGATGTGCGCGTGGTGACGATCCAGCGTCAGGCTGGGCTCACACTCGCACAATCGGCTTGTTGTGTGCGTGAATGTATGCATGTATCTAATGGTCTCCAAGTTTCTCCTGTAGGCTTGGCTTAGCGGAGCGAGACTGACAGCTGCCCCGCCCAGGGGCAATATGGAGCTTTCTCACAGCAGAGCTCAAGACCTGAGAGTTTAATGGAGTCATAAACACTCAAGCTATAGCCTGTGTACGAGTGAACTGTAGAGAGTTGATGAAATTGGCCAAACCTTGAGGATGTTCTGCAATGTGTTCTGATTAGTCTGGGGACAAGTTTCACAGCGGCAATCCTGTGTGGGGAAGGAAAacttcttaaaaaataaatcaaagacaGGTAGCTAGCTTGGGAAAGGTGTAAAATTCATGCATTGAATCACGCAACAAGAAGCCCACTCTGCTTGACTTGTTATGGAATTGTTTCATCGGGCTGTGTGTTTGATAGATGATAGCTgatctggaggaggagaaacgaCGGCATGCCCAGGACTCTGCACACAGCGATGATTTCGCCTtcatgctgcagacagaaagagacaaactgctgcaacagGTATGACTGATGCGCAGTGAAAGATGTGTACGTGCTGTTGTTTGGTAAAGATTGCAAAGCCTCAGCAAAACTGGTGCTCATAGGTCTCACCTGCTGATGGACGAGCACATCTGGTGGAAGAGATTTTTCTGCttcccttcccctctcctctgcctgtctgcacacTGTCCTTCTTCATCGCGGTAGCTGTGATTTAAAACCCAGCCACTGAGCAGGGAGGCGGCAGTGCGATATCATTGTGTAACTCAGTAGGGTGGAGAGGGCTTGCCCTGTTaaagtacagacacacacacaggcagccataTGCACGGGCGCAGGCCTGTTccacaggaaacagaggaggaagaggccaTTGTTTAGTTGTCCAACAGCCATGGGGCTTTATGGCCCCAGGAAACCTGAGATAATGGATGTCCATGTCTAATGCAAGGTcagctcacgcacacacacaccgtgagCACACAATCAGCCACTATACAAACTCGCCCGAGGGCCTTATGTAAGACAGGGATCCTGAGAGTCTCCTAGTCTTCCTCAGGCTTTCCcgcctgtgttgttttttgtccaCTAATCTTACACTCTAGATTCTATTTCATCACCTCCCGTTTCCCTCTATTACTCATCAAAGCTTTTAAGCAGCCCAGTCATCCTCTAATGACCTCACAGCAAACTGAACTTTCCATAAACATGCCCTGCAAGCAAGTAATTCTTTAACAACACATGAATAACCGCTTAGCTCTCTCTATCTCGTCTGAttctgaaacaacacaaactgtccATCATGTCTTTTCTTGATTCTGTATGACTCAAGTGGACCTCATTTAAGTGTAGTTTATTATACATTGTATGGGCTTGCTGAAAAATACATATCCCATATCACATTGTATTTTCAAAAAAGGGGAAATATTCTCATCCTGTGTTGGGTTTAGTGTCACAAAACAGTGTTCTTTTGCCTCCTTGTGGTCAAATTTGGAAAATCTGCCTTACAATGTGTATTGTATCACTCCCCCCTCTCATTGCAGTTGGAAGTGGAGCGTGCAACAGTGCGGAGGTTAGAGAAGGAACAAGCTCAGGCAGTGAGCCAGGTGGAGGAGTCActgtcccagcagcagcagctctcctcaTCTCTGACTCTGGAGCTCCAGAAAGCCAGCAGCCTGGCTCAGGAGGAGGCTCAGAAGGTCTCCCAGCTTCGCACCTTGCTCCAAGAGGAAACGAGTGCCCTGGAGAAGCTCCGGGGGATTTTTGAAGATGAGAAGAGCAGAGTGGCCCAGCTGGAGGCCGGGTGTGAGAGGCAACGGGCCGAGTTTGACACCGAGCGAGAGCAGATGAAAGCCAGGAtcagcaaagaggaggagaggagcagggagctTGAGAGACAGCTGGAGGAGCTAAAGAAGAGGTTGGCTGAAACTGGAGGATGCAAAGAAGAGGTAAAGGAGGCTGTGACAGAGGTGAAGCAGTCCGTTTCCAAGATGATGGTGGCGTCCACCTCTGTTCAGACCGAGCCGGATGGAAAGATCACTCCTGTTGCTCCTAAATCTGCCTCACTGTCAAAGGTCAATGGCTGTCACGCCCATAAAGAGACAGAACCGACACTGGAAGGGAGAGGAGCAGACAATGGAGGGGTGGTAGAGAATGGGGGAGGAGCACTTTTGCATTCCCCTCTtcaccctcaccctcatcctcactctccctccagcacagcctcctcttccctctcttcatccCCTATTTCCTCCCCCGTTCTCGCCAAGCGCCTGGGCAGCCCAGGCTTCCATCAGTCCTCCTACCAGGCTGGAGTCAACCAGCGATTCCAGGCCGCCAGGCACAAGTTCCAGAGCCAGgctgagctggagcagcagcaaaatggCCCGCTCTCTCCAAGAGACCtctcccccaccacctcctccatgcCTCCCCCACCAGAGCACAGCACAGCTAAGCAGCTGGCCCGCAACACTGTCACTCAGGTGCTGTCCCGCTTCACCAGCCAGCAGGCTGGCGTCAAGCTGGCACCTATCAGCAGCTCTCCATTTGGTACAGACTACCGCAATGTCGCAGCGTCTCCTCCTGGGGGGAGGTCACCATCCTCTGGGCCTCTATCTCCAGGCATCCGCTCCCCCCTCACTCCTCGCTCAGAGAGGACCCATCCGCCACCGATCCCTCCCAAGAGGCCCGGAATGAGTCCGACTCCAGGCTCCCCAAGTCACTCTGCTCGGACCAGCCTGTTCCCAGAGCTGACAGGGAACTGTGGACACAGTAACAGTGGGCAGGAGGGGGCCAAGGAGCCAGACCTGGTTCTGTCCTCTAGTAGCTAACTAAATGAGTCTAAATCAGCAGTTACTGTAACATCCATCTCTGCCGGTCCTTAAACCCACATCATTCTCATAATCAGTAGTATAGACACTACAAAGCTGGACTGGTTCAAACAGATGCATCTAAGAGTTTGTCGCAGCCCTACCTCTCCACGACAACCTGAGAAACAATCGGAAAAGAACTATTGGAAATAAAATATAGTATATTATGGATTTTCTTTATCTGACTTAATATTTCTATTAACGTTCCTGTCTGTATTCCTTTATATCagatttttgtatgttttagaatgaaaatatttatgttCCTTTTAAACCCTGTATGAAGGGTGTTTAGAAACCGTATATATAAAGAAGCCAAGCTAAAGACCTGTTTGGTtttgaagaaagaaaatgttaatgAGATTTCACATTACAAcgctctttttctttccccttaATGCTCAAGTCATCAGTCCTGTTAGAATAATCAACTTTAGCTAGAAGTGAAACTGTATGGCAAGTAGAAGGGCTAAAATATATGGATGTAGAGTATAGCAAATGTGTAGCTATCACCATTTCACAAGAAACTAGTGAGtagtttttcagtgtttttccaatGATTTTTTTATGCAGTTCCTGTGATTGTCCCTGAAAACAATATTATACTGTACAAATAGTTGAATAGTTTTAAGCATTCAGCTGATTCTCTATGAATGAACAATATCAAAtgcatgtgctgtttttctATTCCACACATCATGAATACACTGAATCTTATCTTGAAAAGGGAGAGCACACTTTGTATCACATTACTGTAAGAAATCTGCCTTCAATTTGAAATGTCTCGTTCAGGGAAGGTTTAATTTCTGCTTCACCCAAACCAAGAAGCAGCACGCATCATGAATATATGATAACGCTTTTATTCCATCAGTGAACATAATGGGGATTACAGGTTTGTATCTTGCTACTGTAACTGTTTCTATATCTGTCAAATAATTGACTTTGTGTTGCGTCTTAACCTAATGCTGCTCCACACTATGAGCAGTTTAGGTCGGCcgtgctttttgtgttttctggctTTAAAACCAAGAATTGATTGAAGTAATTATTTTACCCAATTAATTTTAATCTCTGTAGTCACACATCATTTATCTGAGGAGCAACGTCCCTCAGCTGTCTCTAGTAAACATGCACATCATGAACACCTGCAACATCTAGTGCTATCTCAAATAAATTCCCCATGCCTAAAGTTCACAGCGTgtcaaggttttttttattaaaacaggCTTCTGCTGAATCCAGATAAACAGGCTATGCAAGGATTTGTGTCACAGCGGGAGAGAAATACAACAATCTCGCCAAGATGTTCAATCCATTTATTTGCACAACAGAATGGGGCAGTACAGTCTTGAACTTTATAACTGATCGGCACACAGTTGTAGTATAGTGTGAGGGTTGAACACTGCACATACTACAGCTAACAAGTAACTGATCCAGAGTCAGCCTACTGAGAAGTCatgtaacacatacagtatgatgtGGCCTTACAGAAGTCAcgtaacatatacagtatatgatcTTGCCTTGCGTGGCAGCTGTTTTGCATTCAATTGGCATTGACCAATACAGTTTGTTACAGTTAGGAGCACAATATTCTAAGACTCCAACATAAACCAGCATATTAAAATAGAAATTTGCATACATGGGTGGGAGGATGGAGTTCTTTACCATAGGAAAGAGATTTTGGCAAATAAATCTTGGTTAATGTGAGTATGTTTCCCTTTCACAAAGGAAAAGCTGTACAGCAATGGAGGTGGTGTTGCCGAAGTAAGAGAGCAGAGAATGCATTATAGATGCAGCAGCGTAGAAGTTGCCTTATCTTAATTCAGTCATTGTAGTTTGCATGGATGGAGACACGTACATCAGTGgagcacaacagaaaacaagtgaACATTCCCTCAGCCCTGACAGACACTGACAAACATAAATGTCTACAGTGCAAGGACAGAGCTATGCTGAGGATCATGCTACTCCTAAATAACAACAGGTAGAAATACTGTCACTTTCATTGGCCACATATTACTAAGTTGTCAGCTCAGCAGCACTAAAAGCTTGGTACCACCGAAGATGTCAGATGACAGCCATTCATTTTCCTGTCAATGTCCCAATTTTACTGATGCACATGACTTTCAATTCCACCATACACGCTGACAACAAAACAAGGACTTTTTTGCAAAAATCCAATTTTCCCGTCC includes these proteins:
- the cttnbp2nlb gene encoding CTTNBP2 N-terminal like b, coding for MNVEALSRAELLTLLSILEGELEAQDVVIHALRAQHRDAFVQERYGQYDLSDPFLALQRDSESEERQNTLTQPDAHLQGRAVGPNPLAVLKLVMAHCKRMQERMMGQLAAAESRHRRMIADLEEEKRRHAQDSAHSDDFAFMLQTERDKLLQQLEVERATVRRLEKEQAQAVSQVEESLSQQQQLSSSLTLELQKASSLAQEEAQKVSQLRTLLQEETSALEKLRGIFEDEKSRVAQLEAGCERQRAEFDTEREQMKARISKEEERSRELERQLEELKKRLAETGGCKEEVKEAVTEVKQSVSKMMVASTSVQTEPDGKITPVAPKSASLSKVNGCHAHKETEPTLEGRGADNGGVVENGGGALLHSPLHPHPHPHSPSSTASSSLSSSPISSPVLAKRLGSPGFHQSSYQAGVNQRFQAARHKFQSQAELEQQQNGPLSPRDLSPTTSSMPPPPEHSTAKQLARNTVTQVLSRFTSQQAGVKLAPISSSPFGTDYRNVAASPPGGRSPSSGPLSPGIRSPLTPRSERTHPPPIPPKRPGMSPTPGSPSHSARTSLFPELTGNCGHSNSGQEGAKEPDLVLSSSS